A DNA window from Iodobacter ciconiae contains the following coding sequences:
- a CDS encoding PACE efflux transporter, whose translation MKVQMRNRADRIRQTIGFEVIGFLLFVPLAHWAFGFSVQQLGVLAVTMSVIAALWNYLYNLGFDHLLARWKNRVQKNTLERVVHAFGFEGGLLFVSLPLVAWWLNIGLWEAFIMDLGFATFYLVYAFVYNWVYDRVFPLPGWKTA comes from the coding sequence ATGAAAGTACAAATGAGAAATAGGGCTGACCGTATTCGCCAGACGATTGGCTTTGAGGTGATCGGCTTTTTGCTTTTTGTGCCACTGGCGCATTGGGCGTTTGGTTTTTCAGTACAGCAATTGGGTGTGCTGGCCGTTACGATGTCGGTGATTGCCGCGCTCTGGAATTATCTTTACAACCTGGGTTTTGACCATTTACTTGCGCGCTGGAAAAACCGTGTGCAAAAAAATACCTTAGAGCGCGTTGTGCATGCCTTTGGCTTTGAAGGGGGCCTATTATTTGTCAGCCTGCCGCTGGTGGCATGGTGGCTGAATATCGGCTTGTGGGAAGCGTTTATTATGGATCTGGGCTTTGCCACTTTTTATCTGGTTTACGCCTTTGTTTATAACTGGGTTTACGATAGAGTTTTTCCTTTGCCGGGCTGGAAAACGGCATAG
- a CDS encoding WbuC family cupin fold metalloprotein, whose amino-acid sequence MISVINSDTLSDLSAAAKTSPRLRKNQNFHASNESACHRLLNALEPGTYVQPHRHLDAEKDETMIALSGRFGVLIFDEAGEITEQAVLAADGNLGINIPAGTFHSMVALESGSVFFESKAGPYVPLGDSEKASWAPAEGEPGCEAYLAKMVAYFNIA is encoded by the coding sequence ATGATTAGTGTAATTAATAGCGATACGCTGAGTGATTTATCTGCCGCAGCAAAAACCAGCCCAAGATTGCGTAAAAATCAGAATTTTCATGCAAGTAATGAATCGGCGTGTCATCGGCTGCTGAATGCTTTGGAGCCGGGTACCTATGTGCAGCCGCATCGCCATCTGGATGCAGAAAAAGACGAAACCATGATCGCGCTGAGCGGGCGTTTTGGGGTGCTGATTTTTGATGAGGCCGGCGAGATCACCGAGCAAGCCGTGCTTGCAGCTGATGGCAATTTAGGAATCAATATTCCGGCTGGTACGTTTCATAGCATGGTGGCGCTGGAAAGTGGCTCGGTTTTTTTTGAAAGCAAGGCCGGCCCTTATGTACCACTGGGCGATAGTGAAAAAGCCAGCTGGGCTCCAGCTGAGGGCGAGCCGGGCTGTGAGGCCTATTTAGCCAAAATGGTGGCTTATTTTAATATTGCCTGA
- a CDS encoding CopG family ribbon-helix-helix protein → MSMMSMRLPDELSQQLEALAVATGRTKSYLAGQAIRAFVEQEAWQIKEIKAALQEADAGDFASDEEVAALSAKWQAP, encoded by the coding sequence ATGAGCATGATGTCAATGCGTCTGCCGGATGAATTAAGCCAGCAGCTGGAAGCGCTGGCCGTGGCGACCGGGCGGACTAAATCTTATCTGGCCGGGCAGGCTATCCGGGCTTTTGTTGAACAGGAAGCCTGGCAGATCAAGGAAATTAAAGCTGCGCTGCAAGAGGCCGATGCGGGTGATTTTGCCAGTGACGAGGAAGTGGCTGCGCTAAGCGCAAAGTGGCAGGCTCCTTGA
- a CDS encoding type II toxin-antitoxin system RelE/ParE family toxin: MNYTHSLRPRWLRQAIANLDAEAEYIAQEKPQAAAEMFAYVKAKVESLAHFPAAGRPGRVPGTRELVIERYPLLVPYRVVGNELHVLRVFHTRRKPPLNW, from the coding sequence TTGAATTATACCCATAGCCTGCGGCCTAGGTGGCTACGTCAAGCTATCGCCAATCTGGATGCCGAGGCGGAATATATCGCTCAGGAAAAACCACAGGCCGCAGCTGAAATGTTTGCCTATGTGAAAGCCAAAGTTGAAAGCTTGGCTCATTTTCCCGCTGCGGGCAGGCCGGGGCGCGTACCCGGCACGCGCGAGCTAGTCATCGAACGCTACCCCTTGCTCGTACCCTATCGTGTAGTGGGTAATGAACTACATGTGCTCAGGGTATTTCACACTCGCCGTAAGCCGCCGCTCAACTGGTAA